A region of Lycium barbarum isolate Lr01 chromosome 1, ASM1917538v2, whole genome shotgun sequence DNA encodes the following proteins:
- the LOC132637756 gene encoding uncharacterized protein LOC132637756 isoform X2: MMSNNLNFKLLFLPLPLNPLPSLLLGELSLFLIRLTLNLGNLTMNLEILTVTTTILKLILESLTITLHLKVFFVSIVRDLDMSLKSVTGYMVILPISNFPKGRRLLLVFKVWKCPFLRVILLVQSLMLLLLSPMVWILVYIVLGRNSMTTYYTCCIKLSCKMLVYVLLPTLQGHSLKRLLEVGKLSNGLYVLQIYYWILYTFGGISCIMEG; the protein is encoded by the exons ATGATGAGCAACAATCTGAACTTCAAGCTGCTCTTCCTCCCTTTGCCTCTGAATCCACTTCCTTCTTTACTACTGGGGGAACTAAGCCTTTTTCTCATAAGGTTAACTTTGAACCTAGGAAATTTAACAATGAACCTAGAAATTTTAACAGTAACAACAACTATCCTCAAGCTGATCCTAGAAAGTTTAACAATTACCCTTCACCTCAAGGTCTTTTTTGTAAGTATTGTAAGAGACCTGGACATGTCATTGAAAAGTGTCACAGGCTACATGGTTATCCTCccaatttccaattttccaaagggaAGAAGACTGTTGCTTGTGTTCAAGGTATGGAAATGTCCTTTCCTCAGGGTGATTCTTCTGGTTCAGTCCCTAATGCTACTTCTCCTCAGTCCTATGGTCTGGATTCTAGTTTACATTGTTTTAGGTAGGAACAGCATGACCACATATTACACCTGTTGCATCAAACTAAGTTGCAAGATGCTGGTTTATGTGCTTCTGCCAACTTTGCAG GGCCATTCTCTGAAGAGGCTACTGGAAGTTGGTAAACTTTCCAATGGACTCTATGTGCTTCAG
- the LOC132637756 gene encoding uncharacterized protein LOC132637756 isoform X1 produces MMSNNLNFKLLFLPLPLNPLPSLLLGELSLFLIRLTLNLGNLTMNLEILTVTTTILKLILESLTITLHLKVFFVSIVRDLDMSLKSVTGYMVILPISNFPKGRRLLLVFKVWKCPFLRVILLVQSLMLLLLSPMVWILVYIVLGRNSMTTYYTCCIKLSCKMLVYVLLPTLQGHSLKRLLEVGKLSNGLYVLQVNGSPLSPKSKVSSLPPTSVAPAVSTCSTQSSLLVDAIISTISAPTVSSDCEYASIY; encoded by the exons ATGATGAGCAACAATCTGAACTTCAAGCTGCTCTTCCTCCCTTTGCCTCTGAATCCACTTCCTTCTTTACTACTGGGGGAACTAAGCCTTTTTCTCATAAGGTTAACTTTGAACCTAGGAAATTTAACAATGAACCTAGAAATTTTAACAGTAACAACAACTATCCTCAAGCTGATCCTAGAAAGTTTAACAATTACCCTTCACCTCAAGGTCTTTTTTGTAAGTATTGTAAGAGACCTGGACATGTCATTGAAAAGTGTCACAGGCTACATGGTTATCCTCccaatttccaattttccaaagggaAGAAGACTGTTGCTTGTGTTCAAGGTATGGAAATGTCCTTTCCTCAGGGTGATTCTTCTGGTTCAGTCCCTAATGCTACTTCTCCTCAGTCCTATGGTCTGGATTCTAGTTTACATTGTTTTAGGTAGGAACAGCATGACCACATATTACACCTGTTGCATCAAACTAAGTTGCAAGATGCTGGTTTATGTGCTTCTGCCAACTTTGCAG GGCCATTCTCTGAAGAGGCTACTGGAAGTTGGTAAACTTTCCAATGGACTCTATGTGCTTCAGGTGAATGGTTCTCCTTTATCACCCAAGTCCAAGGTTTCTTCACTTCCACCAACATCAGTTGCCCCTGCTGTTTCTACATGCTCTACTCAAAGCTCTTTACTTGTTGATGCTATTATTTCCACTATATCTGCCCCTACTGTTTCTAGTGACTGTGAATATGCCTCCATCTACTAG